In Eriocheir sinensis breed Jianghai 21 chromosome 30, ASM2467909v1, whole genome shotgun sequence, the following are encoded in one genomic region:
- the LOC127005709 gene encoding uncharacterized protein LOC127005709: MDSGDDFEMVEGNGIPSSCYPTSPHATFRARHLKTSSTQGTNAGPTHANPSSAKESYMSSLRSAFSRMSPGNERKEDPKKKPKKRTTGKGGQGKPGPSPPPPPSSRRSSFSSDSSLESQDLDSIAGVFSAALSFAQTCDRRAAAINARTKKNHPLDAAYEKGAKWGGALGGGKSHGARQRSSKGWSFSSDEEDSRPRSSSSSSSSVFGLSTFVNTVFGRRRKQ; this comes from the coding sequence ATGGACAGTGGGGATGACTTTGAGATGGTGGAGGGTAATGGTATCCCTTCCTCCTGTTACCCGACCAGTCCACACGCCACCttcagagcaagacatcttaaGACATCCTCCACGCAGGGCACAAACGCAGGACCTACACACGCGAATCCTTCAAGTGCCAAAGAATCCTATATGTCCTCACTTCGGTCTGCTTTCTCCCGGATGTCTccagggaatgagagaaaggaagacccgaagaagaaaccaaagaaaagaaCCACAGGGAAAGGTGGTCAGGGAAAGCCAGGACCTTCACCTCCGCCTCCGCCCTCCTCCCGGCGATCCTCCTTCAGCAGTGATTCATCCTTAGAGAGCCAAGACTTGGACTCCATCGCGGGGGTCTTCTCAGCGGCTTTATCCTTCGCGCAGACGTGTGACCGAAGAGCCGCAGCAATCAACGCCAGAACGAAGAAGAACCACCCTCTCGATGCCGCCTATGAGAAGGGTGCGAAGTGGGGTGGTGCCCTTGGTGGGGGTAAAAGTCATGGTGCCCGCCAGAGGTCGTCAAAAGGGTGGTCGTTCTCGTCTGATGAAGAAGATTCCCGTCCCAGGtcatcgtcgtcttcttcctcctcagtcttCGGGTTGTCTACTTTCGTCAACACTGTGTTTGGCCGCCGCCGCAAGCAGTGa